Part of the Sporomusa termitida genome, TCGGTTGAGTATCTGCGGTATGGCGCCCGGGGCTGGTATCATCAGCGCTTGGGGGAAGTGATACAGGCGTTTACGGACGGAACTGACCGGGAAATGCTTGATAAAGCCCGCAAACTCATGCAATTAGGGCACTTTTCCGGTGCCGACTTATTAGTAGGTTTCGTGTATGGCGGTTTTACCGCCCTGTCTGCAGGGATAACCGTGATGTGAAAGGGGTCAGTAAATGAAAATCCATAATGTAGTACGCAAAAACAACTATTATGATTCAGTTACCCTCATGCTTATTTCCAAACAGCTTAAACAAGTGGAAGGATTGGATGATGTTTCCGTTATGATGGGAACACCGGCCAATCGGGTGATTTTGCAAGAGGCTGATTTGTTAGGGCCTGAGGGAGAGAACGCCGGCCCCAATGATTTGATTCTGGCCTTCCGGGCGCCGGCCAATATTGATGTGCAGTGGGTTTTAAACAAAATTGATGAGCAGATGGGGAAAAAGGCGGCTGCCGGCGACAGTGCTGAACAGCTGATTGTCCGCTCGGCGGCTAAGGTTTATCAGGAGGACCCGGACACCAATCTGGCCTTTATCTCTGTTCCCGGTGAATATGCGGCTAGCGAAGCAGAGCGGGCCCTGAAGTATGGAAAAAATGTATTTTTATTTAGCGACAATGTTGCGGTCGAAGAGGAAGCTTATCTGAAAACACTGGCGGCCGCAAAAGGTTTGCTGGTTATGGGGCCTGACTGCGGTACCGCAATTATTAATGGTAAAGGGATTGGTTTTGCCAATAAAGTCAAAACCGGTGATATTGGCCTGATTTCCGCTGCCGGTACCGGTTTGCAGGAAGTAATCTGTTTGCTGGACGCGCTGGAACTGGGCATTAGCCAGGCGATTGGCACCGGTGGCCGGGATTTAAAGGATGCCATTGGCGCGGCGACGATGCTGCAGGCGCTCGAGCTGTTAAGCAATGACAGCAATACCCGGCTTATTGTGCTTATCTCCAAACCGCCGGCTCAGCCGGTTGTGGAGAAGATTCTGACAAGGCTGGCCGGGATCAGTAAACCCGTTGTTCTCTGCTTTCTCGGCAGTGTGATTAAGCCGGCAGCAGCCAATATAACGGTTGCCGCCACGTTGGAAGAAGCCGCAGTAAAAGCAGCGCTGCTGAGCGGTAAACAGCCGGCACTGCCTACGCCGGCAGCGATACTGAAGAACTGGGCGGAAACGGCAACCGCCAAACTGGCCTCCGGCCAGCGCTATGTCCGGGCCCTGTATGCCGGCGGGACCTTGTGTTATGAAGCCATGCTGGTATTAGGTGAAACCCTTGGGCCCATATATTCCAATATTCCCTTAGCTCCGCAGCTGCTGACCCAGACGGTTATGGTGCCAGGTCAGCATACGGCGATTGATCTGGGTGACGACCGCTTTACCATGGGCAAGCCCCATCCGATGATTGACGGCTCGCTGCGCGACGCATACATTATGCAGGTTGCCGGTGATCAGCAAACGGCCGTCATATTGCTTGATGTTGTTATTGGCTATGGTGCCGGTGAAGATCCGGCCGGGGAATTAGTGCCGGTTATTGAAAGCGCCAGACAAGCGGCCGCCGGCGGCGGCAATACCCTGGTGGCTGTGGCCTATGTCTGTGGCACCAGTCAGGATGAGCAAAACAAAGCGGTACAAACCGCAAAACTCCAGCAGGCCGGGGTGCTGGTGGCCCGGACCAATGCCGAAGCGGCCAGACTGGCCGGAATGATAGCTGGTGCAGAAAGGAATGGCTGAGATGTCAAATAATCTGTTTAATCAAAAACTGAAGGTTGTCAATGTTGGCCTGGAGCTTTTTGCCCAGACGCTGACCAGGCAGGAGGTGCCAACAACCCATGTCTCCTGGCGCCCGCCGGCCGGCGGCAACAAGGTGGTGGCTAAACTGCTGGATAAGCATGAAGAGCGAATTAATGCCGCCAATGATAAAGTCATACAAATGTACAACGATGCGCAGCCGGTACTTACCGGTGTTAAACCGGCCCATACGGTGCTGACGGGCCTGACCAGAGACACGATTTTACATGCCGGACCGCCCATCCGCTGGGAGGACATGTGCGGGCCGCTGCAGGGGGCCATCTTAGGGGCTGTGCGGTTTGAGGGTTTGGCTGAGGATGACGAAACCGCGGTACAGCTGATTAAACGCGGCCAGATAAAGCTGGCACCCAACCATCATTACGGCTCGGTCGGGCCGATGACAGGCATGATAACCTATCATATGCCGGTATTTGCGGTGAAAAACGAGACTTTCGGGAATATGGCCTACTGCTCCATTAACGAAGGTCTGGGCAAGGTTATGCGGTTTGGGGCCAATGACCCGGAGGTGATTGATCGGCTGATCTGGTTTAGGGACAGCCTGGGCCCGGCTCTCGATCAGGCGATTGGCTTAAGCGGCGGCATCAACCTAAAGGTCATTATGGCTCAGGCCGTAGCGATGGGGGATGAGATGCACCAGCGCAACATTGCCGCCTCATCCCTGTTTGCCAGAAAAATCTGTCCCCGGATTGCCCGCCTGGCCATGGATAATGCCGAGAAAGCTAAGGTAATCCAATTTATTTGTGACAATGATCAGTTTTTCCTCAATCTGGCTATGGCGGCCGGTAAAGCCACCACTGATCCGGCTAAGGGCGTACAGGACAGTTCGCTGGTTACCGTCATGTGCCGCAACGGTACAGAGTTTGGCGTCAAGGTCGCAGCTACCGGTGAAGAATGGTTTACGGCCCCCGCCAATATGCCGGAAGGCTTGTACTTCCCCGGCTACGGGCCGCAGGATGCCAATCCGGACATGGGCGACAGTGCAATTATTGAAGTAATCGGTCTGGGCGGTGTGGCTATGGCGGCCTCACCGGCGGTAGTCCGGTTTGTGGGCGCCGGTTCCCAAGCCGATGCCGTACGTTATACCAGGGAAATGGGTGAAATCTCTCATGCCAAGAGTACGCAGTTCCTGCTGGCGACCATGAATTTTGAAGGTGTACCGCTGGGGATTGATATCCGCAAGGTGGTGGAAAGCGGGATTGTACCGGTTATTAACACCGGCATGGCCCACCGGCAGCCGGGAATTGGCCAGATTGGGGCCGGGGTGGTCAAAGCACCGTATGGCTGCTTTGAAAAAGCGTTGGCGGCCTTTGCTGAAACTTTAACAGAGTAGGTGATGGATTATGTCAGTTAATTTGGTGCAGTGGCTGGCAGCACTAGTGCCGATTCTGGTGCTGCTGGTGCTCTTGCTGCGCTGCAAGTGGGGCGGCGATGAGGCGGCATCGGCCGGACTGCTGTTCTCGATACTGATTGCCTATCTGGTCTTTGGCGGCGGAATAGACATGATTGCCCTGGCTGTTGCCAAGGGGATGTGGTCCTCGCTGTCTATTATCTTAGTAGTATTTCCGGCTTTAATTATCTATGAATTGTCACAGGAATCAGGTGCCTTTGCGGTAATTCGCGCCGGCATGCAGCGCTTTACCCCGGATAAGGTGCTGCAAGTGCTGGCTGTTGGCTGGATTTTTGTCGGGTTTTTGCAGGGGATTACCGGCTTTGGCGTGCCGGTGGTGGTAGGAGCACCGCTGCTCATTAGTATGGGGGTGCGGCCCCTGACCGCCGTGCTGATTACTATGCTGGGGCAGGCCTGGGGCAATACCTTCGGGACGTTGGGAATCGCGTGGGATGGCTTGCTTAGCCAGGTGGATGTAAGTGACCCGCTGACCCTGAAGCGAACCGTGCTGTGGTCTACCGGCCTGCTGGGTGTTGTCAATCTTATTGCCGGGCTGCTGATTGCCTGCCTGGCTGGCGGTTACAAAGGGCTGAAGCGCAATGCGCTTACCGTCATGCTGCTGGGACTGCTGCAAGGGGCCGGCCAGATGGGCTTAGCCTTACTCAACCCCATGCTCTGCAACTTTGTTGTCGTATCCCTATCGTTAGGCTTAATCTTTATCATTGGCCGACTCGACTATTACCGCCGGCCGGCAGAGCTGTATGATCCGGCGGCAGAACAGCCTGATGCGGGGTTAACAGGCAATGCAATGCGTATTCAACAGGCCTTTCTTCCTTATTTGATTTTGATTGTTATTGCGGTTACGGTGCTGCTGAATAACAGCCTTAAAGGCTATTTCGGGCAGTGGAAGTTTGCCCTGGCCTTTGCCGGCAAAACAACCCTGCTGGGTTTTGCCACCCCCAGTTACCCGGCTTATGCGCCGCTGGCACCACTCATTCATTCCGGCGCCTTTCTGCTGTTGGCGGCAATGATCGGCTACGCCTGCTATGCCCGGTGGGGTTATATAGCGGCCGGCGGGCTGTCGCGCATTATGAAAAACTCGCTGAACAAAACCATTCCTTCCGCCATTGCGGTGATTGGTCTGATTGCGATGTCCAAAGTAATGGATGAGACCGGCCAGACGATGGTGCTGGCCCAGGGCGTGGCTGCCGTAGCCGGCGGAATTTACCCGATACTTGCTCCGTTTATCGGGCTGTTAGGCACATTTATGACCAGCAGCAATCTGTCTTCCAACATATTATTTGGCAGCTTCCAGCAACAGATAGCCCTGTTGCTGCAGATTGATAAGGCGCCGCTGCTGGCGGCCCAGACTGTGGGCGGGGCTGTGGGCAGCATTATTGCTCCCAGTAAAATTCTGTTAGGGACAACTGCAGCCGGAATTCTCGGCCGGGAAGGCGAGGTTATCGGCCGGGTTTTGGCCGGGGCGCTGCTGCTGTGTGCGGTTTTTGGCGTGATTATTTTCATAGCGTATCAGTTGGGGTGGTGAGAAAATGCAACAGCTGGTGATATATTTGCCGGTATTGATTATCCTGGCTTTTCCGTTATTGTACTTTGGCGGTCAGCTGGGTAACAGCGTTTGCGCAGCCGCAGGGATACTGATGCTGTTCCTGGGGATGTCGGGCCCGCTGATTAAACGCCTGTTATCAATTATAAAGAGATAGGGGGGAGTATATGCAACAGGGTATTTGTGTGGTAGCCATCGGCGGCAACGCCATTCTGAGCGAAACCGATCAGGGAACGATTGATGAGCAGATTGAGAATATCCGGCTGGTTTGCCGAAAAATAGTCGGCTTGATCCAGCAAGGGTATCAGGTTATCGTCACCCACGGCAATGGGCCGCAGGTGGGGCAAACGTTGCTGCGCCATAAGCTGTCGGCCGGTATTGTCTCTGAGGGGACACTCGATGCCTGCGGCGCCGAGACGCAAGGGCTGTTAGGCTATTTGATCCAGCAGGTATTGCGCAATGAACTGGATAAGGCCGGTTTAGCCCTGGAGGTGGCTGCGGTTGTTACCCAGGTGCTGGTAGATAAAGAAGATCAAGCCTTCCGGCAGCCGACTAAACCGATTGGCCCCTTCTATTCAAAGACGGAGGCGGAGGAAATTTCCCGGAAATATGACCGGAAAATGATCGAGGACAGCGGGCGCGGCTACCGGATCGTGGTACCCTCACCGCTACCGGTGGATATTGTTGAAAAAAATACAATATTAGCCTTGCTCAAGTCCGGCAATGTGGTGATTGCCGCCGGTGGCGGCGGCATACCTGTTGTCAGACAGGCTAACGGTCTGACGGGCATCGCGGCCGTGATTGACAAAGATGCGGCTTCCTCGCTCCTGGCCAGGATGGTTGGTGCCGACTATCTCCTGCTGCTGACCGGCGTGGAGAAGGTATGCATAAACTACCGTCAGCCGGATGAAAGGCAGCTCGATTATTTGCCGGTAGGGCAAGCCGAGCAATATCTGGCCGCCGGCCAGTTTCCGGAAGGCAGTATGGCTCCTAAGATCAGGGCCGCCGTTGAATTTGTCCGATTTGGCGGCAAGAAGGCAATTATTACCACCTTGAATAATATTTGTGCGGCTTTACAGGGGAAAACCGGGACGGCCATTGGCCTGAGTGACCAGCCGGCAGGGCCTGGCTTTCCTGACGGCACGGCAGAAAAACCGGCAGCAGAGCCGGGCGTGATGGAGGCATAGTCAGGCCGGGTGAAATACAAGACAAAGGGTGGGGCAATCTGGCGATATAAATAAGAAGCAGGATGGGCTGAAAAGTCACGTCCTGCTTCTGCATACCTGTACTGCCTTTTGTCCCGGCCGGCTGTTTATTGACTGGACAGGCAGCCTGTGGTAAGTTGAAATTAATAATTATGGTAAAGGGGACAGTTAGCCAAGCAGGCTCTGCCGGCTGCAATACCAATAAAAGGAGACATGATCTGATGTATAAAGACTTGAACACTTCTGTCCGCACCCTGATGACCCCGGGACCGGTTGAGGCTGAACCCCGGGTGTTAAGAGCCATGGGCACTCCGGTTCTGGGACAGTTTGATCCCGAATTTACTGAGATTATGAATGAAACGATGGCTATGCTCAGGGCCGTTTTTCAGACTGAAAACCAATGGGCTTTTCCGGTTGACGGTACTTCCCGGGCCGGCATTGAGGCTGTTCTCGGCAGTATTATTGAACCCGGGGACCGGGTGCTGGTTCCGATTTACGGCCGTTTTGGCCAGCTGCTTACGGAAATTGCCGAGCGGTACGGTGCGGAAGTCGTAAATATTGAGACCGGCTGGGGCCAGGTGTTTGATCCCCAGGTGGTGATCCAGGCCATGCAGCAGGTCAAGCCTAAAATTGTGGCCATGGTTCACGGCGAAACCTCAACCGGTTGTATGCAGCCGCTCCAGGCAATTGGTGAAGCCTGCCGGGCGCTGGATATTCTGTTTGTCGTCGATGCGGTAGCTACGCTCGGCGGCACAGCCGTCAAGGTGGATGAATGGAAAATTGATGCCGCTATCGGCGGCACCCAAAAATGTTTATCTGTTCCCGCCGGTATGGCGCCTCTTACCTTTAATTCCCGGATCGAGGCAGTGCTGTTAGCGCGTAAAAAGATTGAGCGGGGGTTAGTGGAGCCTGACAAATACAAGTTAAATCAAAACCGGATGATTCGCAGCAACTATTTTGATCTTAGCCAGTTAATGGATTACTGGAGCCCAGCCCGCCTGAATCACCATACGGAGGCCACCACCATGCTGTATGCTTTGCGGGAAGGGCTGCGGATTATACTGGAGGAAGGGCTTGAACCGAGGTTTGCCAGACATGCCTGGCATGAAAAAGCGCTGATCCAGGGAATTCAGGCCATGGGGTTAACCTTGTATGGGGATCCTGCCTGCAAGCTGCCGGTAGTAACTGCTGTTTCTATTCCGGCAGGGGTTGACGGCGAAGCCGTTCGCCGCATGCTGCTGGAGGAATTTCACATTGAAATAGCCAGCTCCTTCGGTCCCCTAAAAGGGAAAATCTGGCGAATCGGGACGATGGGCTATAGCTGCCGGCAGAAAAATATCCTCCATGTCTTAGGGGCGTTAGAGGCCGTTCTGCTATGGCATGGAGCAGCGATCCCTGCCGGCAGGGCGGTGCAGGCAGCATTGGCTGTGTACCGGCCACAACAATCAGCTTTATAAAGGTGTTTAATGATCATGACCCCATGCCCGCAGCTTTGTTGGGTATGGGGTCATTTTTTCGTGTTCCCGGGCAGCTGTTACCCGCTGGCTGTCAAGCCTGCGGTTGCCGGCAAGGGGAAGTTGGCTATTGACCTGTAAAAAATACCGATAGTATTAATAAAGAGGAGTATGTAGGGGCGCAGTTTTTGCGGAAACCCTATTGACGCGGAGTGAAATATATCATACTGTGGTAGTAAAGGAATACCTGAATTCCGCTGCTAATTCCGGGCCGGAAATATCAGTTTTCAGCGTGTGTTTTGGCGGCGGTTTACTGGCACTGCTGATTCGCCGGCAACAGGCTGATGCCAAGCCCTGGGCCGCCGGAGCGTCATTAGCAAAAGGGGAGGGAAGGAAAATGCTCGCTGTTAGCAATATTTTGGTTCCTGTCGATGGTTCGGAGAATTCCCGGCGGGCTTTGGCTTATGCCGGCTATCTGGCCGGCGTGTGCCAGGCATCTGTCGGCATCCTGCATGTGGTTAATCTGGCGGCGGTAATCTCCTCGGCCGGACAAAGCAATATGGGCGTATATATTCCGGACCGCGTTTTTGAGAACCTCCAGGAAGCCGGGCAGTTGATGATCGACGAGGCTCTGAACCAGCTGCCGCCTGCCGTACAGGCCCAGGGGTTTATGAAAATCGGGGCGCCGCCGGAAATTATTGTAACCTTTTGCGCGGCCAACGGCTATGATTTAATCGTTATGGGCCGTCGCGGCCTCGGAACAATTAAAGAGCTGGTACTCGGCAGTGTCAGCAGTTATGTTCTCCATCGCGCTTCCTGCCCGGTTATGGTTACGAAATAACAGGGTAAATGCCGGCCTGATTGCATGGGGGTTGGCCGGGGTAGCGGCAAGACAGCGCTGACCCCAAAATTGGCTTGCAATGTTCGACCCAAGGTATAGGAATTGTCTCCTATACCTTTTTCTTTTCCAGAAGCGTATTCCCTGAACGACAGGTCCGGAACAATACATAAACACAGGAAAATCAGACAATTATATATATGAATTTATCTGAAAATACCGTATTGTTTTATTGTGGAGAAGATACAAGCGGGGAAATACGACCATTACTTGCTGCAAGGAGGGTTTGGATGAAAACAGTGGCTATTGCCGGTACCTTTGACTCCAAGTATCTCGAGTTTGGCTATTTGCAGGAGATTATTCAAAGTCTGGGCTTACAGACCTTTATGATCCATACCGGCGTATTTGCAGCAGCAAACAGAGGCTTTCAAGGCGATAAAAAAATAGCGTTTTGGGTACCGGGCAGTGAGGCTTTTGAGGGAATTCATATAATTGCTAAACTTAGCAGATTCAGTAAGTGTTGGCAACTTATGTTAGACGCATTTATAGAAAAAACGCGAAAAAAAGTAGAACTCCTGCCAAATCTTGTCGGATGTGGCAGGAGTTCTGTATGTTTATGAGAAATAGAATATAATCCAGCGGAAAATCAGGGGTGATGAAAACAACCTTAGAAGGATTTGATATAGGATCAAAAAATATTAGCGAGAAAGGCGGGCTTGTACCGTGACGACATTATTGAGCCAGACGCGAGAAATTAATAAACTGCTCCAGGAATCGGAAAAGGTGGATTACAATAAGGTTACCAGGCTGCTCAGCGGCTTCATGTCGGCAAATGTTTATCTGATTGACAAAGAGGGGCTAATCCTCGGACATGCCTTGTATGAAAGCTTTGATTGCGGCACCATACTGGAAGAAGTGCTGGAGCAAGGTCAGTTTCCGGAAGAGTACATGAAAGTATTGCGCAGTGTGCGTGAGACCACCACCAATATTCGGCTGGAAGAGGGCTGCTGCGTATTCAGTGACCAGCTGCACTGCCATGTTGGCGAAAAGTATTCGCTGGTGGTACCTGTTGTTGGCATTGGTAAACGGCTGGGTTCGTTAGTGATTGCCAAGTTTCATATTGAATTTACCGAAAACGATCTTATGTTGGCTGAGTATGGGGCCACAATGCTGGGTATGGATCTGCTCCGGGGCCGGGTGGATAAACTGGAGGAGGACACACGCCGGCGAACCACCGTCCGGGTTGCCTTAAACACACTTTCTTATTCCGAGCTTGATGCCGCTGTAAATATTCTCAGTGCAGTCGAAGGTGATGAGGATTTGGTCGTAGCCAGCAAAATCGCCGATCAGGCCGGGATTACCAGGTCTGTTATTGTCAATGCTTTGAGAAAATTGGAGAGCGCCGGCGTGATTGAGTCCAAATCGCTGGGCATGAAAGGCACCAATATCCGGATTCTCAATGACTATCTGATTGAAGAATTAAAAAAGAAAAAGCACTAAAGGCTAAATGTAACCTGATAGATTAAGTTTGAAAACAACCAAACCGCGAGTAACGCCGGTTTGGTTGTTTCAGTTTAAAGGCATAGAACCACCAGCCTGAGTCTTTTTATTTCAATAGTTTAAATATTAAAAAAATAGTACATTGACAGTAGTCTTACCTCATTCTTACTATATTTTTGCAAAAATACAGTAAGAAGGTAAGGTATAGTTTAAGCAAACAAAAACGAATAAAAACCAATATAAACAAACTTAAACAATATGAAAATAACTTCTGAATTAGTTTTTATTTGCTGGAGTTGTGAAAAAAGATATTTATTTGCTAAAATGTTATTGACTATAGCCCGGTTTTGATGTATCTTATGTATAAATACTAATTCAGGTACAACGGGGTATCAATTAACCGTCTTAAGGTGCGGTTGGTTGATTTTTTTTTACCCGCAGACAGTAAAATAAAAAGTCTGCAGGATACCACGAATATCCGGCAGACGATAACTCAGCGAGAGGGAAAAAACCATTTGCCAATACCAGTGACACTAGGTTTATTTGGGTTACCTATTTTTGCATTAAAAAATTAATCAACAGCAAATAAACTCATCACCACAGTCAATTTTCCCAAGCAATGCAGCTTAAAAAAAAATTGATTGTGTTGAAAAGCTTAAACAGAGATTGACCGGTTAAGGAGGTGATCTGTATCGGGATAAGTAACAATACCGCGTTAAAAGCTTCATGGGTACCACGAATACCCATGAAGCACAGGCAAATCTTCTATTCCCAGTGACACCAGGTTTATTTAATTTACCCATTTTATTATAACAAGTTAGTTTTCATTTTTCAAGCAGAAAAATAGGGAGGAATAATCCATGGCAAAGGAGGCATTGCACACAGGCAGTAAATATACTGACGGCAGCAGATCTGCTGAACAAGGCGCTATTGCAGCCAGAATTATGCTTCCGGCCACGCCCGCTACAGACAAAGTCCAGGATAATCAATGCGATCCTGTCTGTAAAGCAGAGCTGATTTCTTTGGCCACCAGGGAAGAAATCAGGCAATCAGTAGCCTTAATTGACCATCTGCTCTCGCCTTACCGGTTAGCTAAAGTGTAGCTTAGGATAGAAGAAGGTTGCAACCCAATGTTGACAACCCCATCAAGAATTTATAAAAATTCAAAGCTATTTCTAAGGGATAAGAAAAATCTTTGGCTTCTGCCGGCGTCCTTAGAGGACTTGGCACAAGCTAGTTTTTCTAAAAAAATAAAGGGGTAGATTGCTATGATCATGGTTCGAGCCATTGTTAGACCGGAGAAAAAAGACGAACTGCTTGCCGAACTGTCGGCGGCCGGCTTCCATGCCGCCACCGTTGTCGATGTTGTGGGCCGCGGCAAGCAAAAGGGGATTACAATCGGCGGTGTCGTCTATGATGAGATTCCCAAGAGTCTGATTATGATGGCGGTCCCTGAAGCCAGCAAAGATGAATTGGTAGCATTGATCATCAAGCATGCCAAGAGCACGGGTGAAGGCGCATTTGGCGATGGTAAAATTTTTATCAGCCCGGTTGAAGAGGTATATACCGTCTCCACCGGTGCCGCCGGGTTGTAAGGGAGGCTGGAGTATGAAGGAGATCATTGCTGTCAT contains:
- the fdrA gene encoding acyl-CoA synthetase FdrA; this translates as MKIHNVVRKNNYYDSVTLMLISKQLKQVEGLDDVSVMMGTPANRVILQEADLLGPEGENAGPNDLILAFRAPANIDVQWVLNKIDEQMGKKAAAGDSAEQLIVRSAAKVYQEDPDTNLAFISVPGEYAASEAERALKYGKNVFLFSDNVAVEEEAYLKTLAAAKGLLVMGPDCGTAIINGKGIGFANKVKTGDIGLISAAGTGLQEVICLLDALELGISQAIGTGGRDLKDAIGAATMLQALELLSNDSNTRLIVLISKPPAQPVVEKILTRLAGISKPVVLCFLGSVIKPAAANITVAATLEEAAVKAALLSGKQPALPTPAAILKNWAETATAKLASGQRYVRALYAGGTLCYEAMLVLGETLGPIYSNIPLAPQLLTQTVMVPGQHTAIDLGDDRFTMGKPHPMIDGSLRDAYIMQVAGDQQTAVILLDVVIGYGAGEDPAGELVPVIESARQAAAGGGNTLVAVAYVCGTSQDEQNKAVQTAKLQQAGVLVARTNAEAARLAGMIAGAERNG
- a CDS encoding DUF1116 domain-containing protein; amino-acid sequence: MAEMSNNLFNQKLKVVNVGLELFAQTLTRQEVPTTHVSWRPPAGGNKVVAKLLDKHEERINAANDKVIQMYNDAQPVLTGVKPAHTVLTGLTRDTILHAGPPIRWEDMCGPLQGAILGAVRFEGLAEDDETAVQLIKRGQIKLAPNHHYGSVGPMTGMITYHMPVFAVKNETFGNMAYCSINEGLGKVMRFGANDPEVIDRLIWFRDSLGPALDQAIGLSGGINLKVIMAQAVAMGDEMHQRNIAASSLFARKICPRIARLAMDNAEKAKVIQFICDNDQFFLNLAMAAGKATTDPAKGVQDSSLVTVMCRNGTEFGVKVAATGEEWFTAPANMPEGLYFPGYGPQDANPDMGDSAIIEVIGLGGVAMAASPAVVRFVGAGSQADAVRYTREMGEISHAKSTQFLLATMNFEGVPLGIDIRKVVESGIVPVINTGMAHRQPGIGQIGAGVVKAPYGCFEKALAAFAETLTE
- a CDS encoding L-lactate permease, yielding MSVNLVQWLAALVPILVLLVLLLRCKWGGDEAASAGLLFSILIAYLVFGGGIDMIALAVAKGMWSSLSIILVVFPALIIYELSQESGAFAVIRAGMQRFTPDKVLQVLAVGWIFVGFLQGITGFGVPVVVGAPLLISMGVRPLTAVLITMLGQAWGNTFGTLGIAWDGLLSQVDVSDPLTLKRTVLWSTGLLGVVNLIAGLLIACLAGGYKGLKRNALTVMLLGLLQGAGQMGLALLNPMLCNFVVVSLSLGLIFIIGRLDYYRRPAELYDPAAEQPDAGLTGNAMRIQQAFLPYLILIVIAVTVLLNNSLKGYFGQWKFALAFAGKTTLLGFATPSYPAYAPLAPLIHSGAFLLLAAMIGYACYARWGYIAAGGLSRIMKNSLNKTIPSAIAVIGLIAMSKVMDETGQTMVLAQGVAAVAGGIYPILAPFIGLLGTFMTSSNLSSNILFGSFQQQIALLLQIDKAPLLAAQTVGGAVGSIIAPSKILLGTTAAGILGREGEVIGRVLAGALLLCAVFGVIIFIAYQLGW
- the arcC gene encoding carbamate kinase — protein: MQQGICVVAIGGNAILSETDQGTIDEQIENIRLVCRKIVGLIQQGYQVIVTHGNGPQVGQTLLRHKLSAGIVSEGTLDACGAETQGLLGYLIQQVLRNELDKAGLALEVAAVVTQVLVDKEDQAFRQPTKPIGPFYSKTEAEEISRKYDRKMIEDSGRGYRIVVPSPLPVDIVEKNTILALLKSGNVVIAAGGGGIPVVRQANGLTGIAAVIDKDAASSLLARMVGADYLLLLTGVEKVCINYRQPDERQLDYLPVGQAEQYLAAGQFPEGSMAPKIRAAVEFVRFGGKKAIITTLNNICAALQGKTGTAIGLSDQPAGPGFPDGTAEKPAAEPGVMEA
- a CDS encoding pyridoxal-phosphate-dependent aminotransferase family protein — protein: MYKDLNTSVRTLMTPGPVEAEPRVLRAMGTPVLGQFDPEFTEIMNETMAMLRAVFQTENQWAFPVDGTSRAGIEAVLGSIIEPGDRVLVPIYGRFGQLLTEIAERYGAEVVNIETGWGQVFDPQVVIQAMQQVKPKIVAMVHGETSTGCMQPLQAIGEACRALDILFVVDAVATLGGTAVKVDEWKIDAAIGGTQKCLSVPAGMAPLTFNSRIEAVLLARKKIERGLVEPDKYKLNQNRMIRSNYFDLSQLMDYWSPARLNHHTEATTMLYALREGLRIILEEGLEPRFARHAWHEKALIQGIQAMGLTLYGDPACKLPVVTAVSIPAGVDGEAVRRMLLEEFHIEIASSFGPLKGKIWRIGTMGYSCRQKNILHVLGALEAVLLWHGAAIPAGRAVQAALAVYRPQQSAL
- a CDS encoding universal stress protein, with the protein product MTRSEIYHTVVVKEYLNSAANSGPEISVFSVCFGGGLLALLIRRQQADAKPWAAGASLAKGEGRKMLAVSNILVPVDGSENSRRALAYAGYLAGVCQASVGILHVVNLAAVISSAGQSNMGVYIPDRVFENLQEAGQLMIDEALNQLPPAVQAQGFMKIGAPPEIIVTFCAANGYDLIVMGRRGLGTIKELVLGSVSSYVLHRASCPVMVTK
- a CDS encoding Tm-1-like ATP-binding domain-containing protein, which encodes MKTVAIAGTFDSKYLEFGYLQEIIQSLGLQTFMIHTGVFAAANRGFQGDKKIAFWVPGSEAFEGIHIIAKLSRFSKCWQLMLDAFIEKTRKKVELLPNLVGCGRSSVCL
- the codY gene encoding GTP-sensing pleiotropic transcriptional regulator CodY, giving the protein MTTLLSQTREINKLLQESEKVDYNKVTRLLSGFMSANVYLIDKEGLILGHALYESFDCGTILEEVLEQGQFPEEYMKVLRSVRETTTNIRLEEGCCVFSDQLHCHVGEKYSLVVPVVGIGKRLGSLVIAKFHIEFTENDLMLAEYGATMLGMDLLRGRVDKLEEDTRRRTTVRVALNTLSYSELDAAVNILSAVEGDEDLVVASKIADQAGITRSVIVNALRKLESAGVIESKSLGMKGTNIRILNDYLIEELKKKKH
- a CDS encoding P-II family nitrogen regulator codes for the protein MIMVRAIVRPEKKDELLAELSAAGFHAATVVDVVGRGKQKGITIGGVVYDEIPKSLIMMAVPEASKDELVALIIKHAKSTGEGAFGDGKIFISPVEEVYTVSTGAAGL